Proteins from a genomic interval of Bombyx mori chromosome 8, ASM3026992v2:
- the LOC101740960 gene encoding ras-related protein Ral-a isoform X3, producing MCSVTLKEMAHRLMCPCVERRVGMSKKPAAQPTLHKVIMVGSGGVGKSALTLQFMYDEFVEDYEPTKADSYRKKVVLDGEEVQIDILDTAGQEDYAAIRDNYFRSGEGFLCVFSITEPESFDATQEFREQILRVKNDDNIPFLLVGNKSDLADKRRVPLETCRERAHNWQVPYVETSAKTRDNVDKAFLTLIRQMSRVKRGLAAEEDPAPDDAGRCKPSCCSIS from the exons ATGTGTTCAGTAACGTTGAAAGAAATGGCGCATCGGTTGATG TGTCCGTGTGTGGAGCGTCGTGTCGGCATGTCGAAGAAGCCGGCCGCGCAGCCGACGCTGCATAAGGTGATCATGGTGGGCTCGGGGGGGGTCGGCAAGTCCGCCCTCACCCTGCAGTTTATGTACGATGAATTCGTAGAAGACTACGAGCCCACCAAAGCCGATAGTTACAGGAAGAAg GTTGTCCTGGATGGAGAGGAAGTCCAGATCGATATCCTGGACACAGCGGGCCAGGAGGACTATGCCGCCATCAGGGACAACTACTTTAGATCCGGCGAGGGCTTCCTTTGCGTTTTCTCCATCACTGAGCCTGAGAGCTTCGATGCCACACAGGAGTTCAG AGAGCAGATCCTTCGTGTTAAAAACGATGACAACATTCCGTTCCTGCTGGTCGGGAACAAGTCGGACCTCGCGGACAAGCGCCGGGTGCCGCTCGAGACCTGCAGGGAGAGGGCGCACAACTGGCAGGTGCCCTACGTCGAGACCTCGGCGAAAACTAGGGACAATGTCGATAAG GCGTTCCTGACCCTTATCCGACAGATGTCACGAGTGAAGAGGGGTCTCGCAGCCGAGGAGGACCCCGCCCCCGACGACGCAGGTAGATGCAAACCGTCGTGCTGTTCTATATCTTAG
- the LOC101740960 gene encoding ras-related protein Ral-a isoform X4 translates to MCSVTLKEMAHRLMCPCVERRVGMSKKPAAQPTLHKVIMVGSGGVGKSALTLQFMYDEFVEDYEPTKADSYRKKVVLDGEEVQIDILDTAGQEDYAAIRDNYFRSGEGFLCVFSITEPESFDATQEFREQILRVKNDDNIPFLLVGNKSDLADKRRVPLETCRERAHNWQVPYVETSAKTRDNVDKVFFDLMREIRSRKSDDSRATNGEGGKGKKSKKFKCVIL, encoded by the exons ATGTGTTCAGTAACGTTGAAAGAAATGGCGCATCGGTTGATG TGTCCGTGTGTGGAGCGTCGTGTCGGCATGTCGAAGAAGCCGGCCGCGCAGCCGACGCTGCATAAGGTGATCATGGTGGGCTCGGGGGGGGTCGGCAAGTCCGCCCTCACCCTGCAGTTTATGTACGATGAATTCGTAGAAGACTACGAGCCCACCAAAGCCGATAGTTACAGGAAGAAg GTTGTCCTGGATGGAGAGGAAGTCCAGATCGATATCCTGGACACAGCGGGCCAGGAGGACTATGCCGCCATCAGGGACAACTACTTTAGATCCGGCGAGGGCTTCCTTTGCGTTTTCTCCATCACTGAGCCTGAGAGCTTCGATGCCACACAGGAGTTCAG AGAGCAGATCCTTCGTGTTAAAAACGATGACAACATTCCGTTCCTGCTGGTCGGGAACAAGTCGGACCTCGCGGACAAGCGCCGGGTGCCGCTCGAGACCTGCAGGGAGAGGGCGCACAACTGGCAGGTGCCCTACGTCGAGACCTCGGCGAAAACTAGGGACAATGTCGATAAG GTGTTCTTCGACCTGATGAGGGAGATCCGCTCGCGGAAGTCTGACGACAGCCGCGCGACCAACGGCGAGGGAGGGAAGGGGAAAAAGAGCAAGAAATTCAAATGTGTCATATTGTAG
- the LOC101740960 gene encoding ras-related protein Ral-a isoform X2: MFSTIAYQLSTKFAEEGKCPCVERRVGMSKKPAAQPTLHKVIMVGSGGVGKSALTLQFMYDEFVEDYEPTKADSYRKKVVLDGEEVQIDILDTAGQEDYAAIRDNYFRSGEGFLCVFSITEPESFDATQEFREQILRVKNDDNIPFLLVGNKSDLADKRRVPLETCRERAHNWQVPYVETSAKTRDNVDKVFFDLMREIRSRKSDDSRATNGEGGKGKKSKKFKCVIL, from the exons TGTCCGTGTGTGGAGCGTCGTGTCGGCATGTCGAAGAAGCCGGCCGCGCAGCCGACGCTGCATAAGGTGATCATGGTGGGCTCGGGGGGGGTCGGCAAGTCCGCCCTCACCCTGCAGTTTATGTACGATGAATTCGTAGAAGACTACGAGCCCACCAAAGCCGATAGTTACAGGAAGAAg GTTGTCCTGGATGGAGAGGAAGTCCAGATCGATATCCTGGACACAGCGGGCCAGGAGGACTATGCCGCCATCAGGGACAACTACTTTAGATCCGGCGAGGGCTTCCTTTGCGTTTTCTCCATCACTGAGCCTGAGAGCTTCGATGCCACACAGGAGTTCAG AGAGCAGATCCTTCGTGTTAAAAACGATGACAACATTCCGTTCCTGCTGGTCGGGAACAAGTCGGACCTCGCGGACAAGCGCCGGGTGCCGCTCGAGACCTGCAGGGAGAGGGCGCACAACTGGCAGGTGCCCTACGTCGAGACCTCGGCGAAAACTAGGGACAATGTCGATAAG GTGTTCTTCGACCTGATGAGGGAGATCCGCTCGCGGAAGTCTGACGACAGCCGCGCGACCAACGGCGAGGGAGGGAAGGGGAAAAAGAGCAAGAAATTCAAATGTGTCATATTGTAG
- the LOC101740960 gene encoding ras-related protein Ral-a isoform X5, which produces MFSTIAYQLSTKFAEEGKCPCVERRVGMSKKPAAQPTLHKVIMVGSGGVGKSALTLQFMYDEFVEDYEPTKADSYRKKVVLDGEEVQIDILDTAGQEDYAAIRDNYFRSGEGFLCVFSITEPESFDATQEFREQILRVKNDDNIPFLLVGNKSDLADKRRVPLETCRERAHNWQVPYVETSAKTRDNVDKAARQLRILDGLRFMFR; this is translated from the exons TGTCCGTGTGTGGAGCGTCGTGTCGGCATGTCGAAGAAGCCGGCCGCGCAGCCGACGCTGCATAAGGTGATCATGGTGGGCTCGGGGGGGGTCGGCAAGTCCGCCCTCACCCTGCAGTTTATGTACGATGAATTCGTAGAAGACTACGAGCCCACCAAAGCCGATAGTTACAGGAAGAAg GTTGTCCTGGATGGAGAGGAAGTCCAGATCGATATCCTGGACACAGCGGGCCAGGAGGACTATGCCGCCATCAGGGACAACTACTTTAGATCCGGCGAGGGCTTCCTTTGCGTTTTCTCCATCACTGAGCCTGAGAGCTTCGATGCCACACAGGAGTTCAG AGAGCAGATCCTTCGTGTTAAAAACGATGACAACATTCCGTTCCTGCTGGTCGGGAACAAGTCGGACCTCGCGGACAAGCGCCGGGTGCCGCTCGAGACCTGCAGGGAGAGGGCGCACAACTGGCAGGTGCCCTACGTCGAGACCTCGGCGAAAACTAGGGACAATGTCGATAAG GCTGCCAGACAACTCAGAATATTGGATGGATTGCGGTTTATGTTCAGGTAA
- the LOC101740960 gene encoding ras-related protein Ral-a isoform X1 — protein MFSTIAYQLSTKFAEEGKCPCVERRVGMSKKPAAQPTLHKVIMVGSGGVGKSALTLQFMYDEFVEDYEPTKADSYRKKVVLDGEEVQIDILDTAGQEDYAAIRDNYFRSGEGFLCVFSITEPESFDATQEFREQILRVKNDDNIPFLLVGNKSDLADKRRVPLETCRERAHNWQVPYVETSAKTRDNVDKAFLTLIRQMSRVKRGLAAEEDPAPDDAGRCKPSCCSIS, from the exons TGTCCGTGTGTGGAGCGTCGTGTCGGCATGTCGAAGAAGCCGGCCGCGCAGCCGACGCTGCATAAGGTGATCATGGTGGGCTCGGGGGGGGTCGGCAAGTCCGCCCTCACCCTGCAGTTTATGTACGATGAATTCGTAGAAGACTACGAGCCCACCAAAGCCGATAGTTACAGGAAGAAg GTTGTCCTGGATGGAGAGGAAGTCCAGATCGATATCCTGGACACAGCGGGCCAGGAGGACTATGCCGCCATCAGGGACAACTACTTTAGATCCGGCGAGGGCTTCCTTTGCGTTTTCTCCATCACTGAGCCTGAGAGCTTCGATGCCACACAGGAGTTCAG AGAGCAGATCCTTCGTGTTAAAAACGATGACAACATTCCGTTCCTGCTGGTCGGGAACAAGTCGGACCTCGCGGACAAGCGCCGGGTGCCGCTCGAGACCTGCAGGGAGAGGGCGCACAACTGGCAGGTGCCCTACGTCGAGACCTCGGCGAAAACTAGGGACAATGTCGATAAG GCGTTCCTGACCCTTATCCGACAGATGTCACGAGTGAAGAGGGGTCTCGCAGCCGAGGAGGACCCCGCCCCCGACGACGCAGGTAGATGCAAACCGTCGTGCTGTTCTATATCTTAG